The DNA region TACACGACGGGTTACATCATCATATTCTCAATCTTTTTTTGTTAAATGAAATAAATTTTGAATATCAATTGCAATTACAGCAATTTGACTTGGATCAACTTTTTGCTCTGCAATTCAACTTCAAAAATAATGTCGAGTTGAATTATCTAATTCAAACTCTAAATGATCAGGTTTTTCTAAATATGTTCAAACAATATATTCACTTTCTTTTTCCAAATGAATATTTTTAACTGGCTGTATCCCAAATTCCAATTGTCGTAAAACATTACTAATATCAGTATAAAATAATAATGACTTAATTCGCTGGCGATTTAATTCTTTAATAATTTTGTGCGTTTTACGCCGTTTAAAACTAAAACCAGTTTTAATTTTACTATTATCATCTTCATCTTCAAACAAACTACTTTCTAAATTATCTGATGATGACAATGATTTTTTTTGTAATAAGTTATGCTTTTTTTCTGTTTGATGTTCATTTTCTTTGTCATCTTTATTTTTTAATTTATTAAATAGCATTATACCCCTCCTTCTTCACATATTAATTATACAAAAGATTATTATTAATATTAGCATTAACTTATAAAATTGGTGCGACTAATTTTAAACATGTTAACAATAGTCGATAACTCAAGGGTTTATATTTAATTGGTCATTCCTGTCATAAAATTGAATGTTCATAATCTCATTCTCAACGAGGAATAAAGCTTACAACTACCTCTGGATCATAAATAACTACTGTTGTTTGATGGTCAGAAAAGAAACTACGGTAATCTAAATTACAAGTCCCAATCACAGCAATATCATCATCAAAAATAGCAATTTTATTATGACTAAAAGTATTATTCATTTCATAAATTTTAACACCACTAGCAAATAAAGGTTTACAGTAACTTTTTGTTATATCTAAAACAAAAATTTTATCAGTCAAACCTGGAATTGTCAAACGAACATCAACTCCAGCACGTGCTGCAAGAATTAAAGCTTGAATAAGATCATCTGGTGGAATAAAATAAGGGGTTGATAATCAAACTCGTTTACTAGCTTTGTTAATTAATGAAATATATAGGTCTTTGGTAATTGAATGATCAATGCTAGGGCTATGATTAACAATTTGTAAATGTGATTTACCCTTTATATTGTATTGTTTTGGTGCTAAAATGGCTGGTTCTAAATCTGTGATTATTTCATGACGTTTAGTTGCAAAAAATCAGTCATCAGCAAAAATTACTTCCAAACCTCGAACCGCTTCACCTTCAATTCGTACTTGTGTATCATGAAAAATTCCAAACTTTCATGATTTATCAACATATAAATCGGTTAAATTAATTCCACCTGTATAACCAATTAAACCATCAATAATAACATCTTTACGATGATTACGATAATTGGCATTCCCACTAATAAAAGGTGTAATAATTGGTAAATATTTATGAACTCGAACACCAGCTTTAATTAATTTTTTAATACTTTTTTTACTAATTTTAAAGTAACTACCAACATGGTCATAAATCATATAAACCCGAACACCAGCTGCAATTCGCTCTTTTAAAACTGCTAAAAAAGATTCAAATAGTTCACCATCAGCAACAATAAAATAAGTTAATAAAATATATTGTTGTGCTTGTTGTAAATCTGTTAATAATGCTTTAAAAACACGTGTACCATTTGTAATTATTTTAATTTTATTATTTTGGTATAGTGGCTTATTCGCATGCCGCATTAATAATTCAATAACATTCCCAAATTTTTGATTAGGAGCAGTATATTTTATTAAACATGTCTTATTTTTTTTACAATAAGTATCATATTCTAATTTATTTAAATGATTGTACAATAATGATTTTTTATTTGAATAATGATATTTTCGACCAAAAAAAACATATGAACATAGACCAATAAATGGCACAAAATTAATAAAAATAATTCAAGAAAATTTAACTTCATAACGTCGTTTGGAAAAAAAGAAAAAGAATGAGAAAATTAAATCAATAATAATAATTCCTAAAAAAATATATAAGAATTTAACATTGAAAATAATAAAGACAACAAGTAACCCCATAATCGCCATACCAAATAAAAAAATCATTGATAAAATAATTTTTAATCAATTTTTCATTATTCTTCCCCTTTATTACACAATATTACTACTTTTATTATACCAATAATTTATAAAGAGTTATAAAAATTATTTATAACTCTTTATTACTTTTTTCGTTAAATGTAAATTAAATGGCGGAACAGGAGAGACTCGAACTCTCGCGCCGGTTACCCGACCTAACACCTTAGCAGGGTGCCCTCTTCACCAACTTGAGTACTGTTCCGTGGTGATACCTTATATATTATACAAAAGATATCATTTTAAACAAGAGAAAAAGATTATTTTTTTTTGTAGAAACCATATACATTTAAGACCAGTTCTATAGTCAGATTAAATATAGCGCTTTTTTATTAATTTTCAAATAAATTAAATCTAAAAAATAATTTTAATCCTAATAAAAATGAATCTGGTATACATGGTATTAATAATTCAGAAATATTTTTTTTACTGTTATTAACAACTAATTTATTAATATATAATAATATTTTTTCAGATATAGTATGTAATTGTTTCTTAATAGGATCAATTAATTTATTAACTAATTTTTCTAATCAATAAAATGGATTATTTTTTTTAACTGAATTAATTATTTTTCTTCATCTTAATAAAATTTTCAATTAAACTTTTTTGAAATTTATAACTCAATCGATACTAATTAATTTTTAAAATTGTTTCATTAGCAATTTTTGTTTTATCTAAATCTGATAAAATCACAACTGAATCAATATCATTTAGATTTGAAAATTCATCTAATGAAATATTACTTATTTTTTTAAATATGAATCATATTTTTTGCATCCAAATTATTATATTTAGGAATTAAATTTTTATCTATTTTAAATAATATTTTTTCAATTTTTAATAAACTGCAAATTGTAAATACCAACCGATAAAAAGTTAACTATTAATTTAGTTAACTTTTTAAAGTTAATAATTGTAAATCAACAGCTACTACCCACGCAAATGCTTGCGGTAAAACAGGTAAAAATTGAAATACTAGTTTTCCAATTGATGCTTAAACAAAATTAAATCCTAATGCACTTTTAATAGTCGCAGAAGTTCCTTCAATTGAAGTTTGAGTAAATTGAATTTTAACATTAACCATAGCAGTTACAGCTACATGATCAATAAAAATAATCATATCTTCTAAATGAACATCGTTATCTTCTACTAATAATTCTAAACGTTTTAATTCATCAACAAAATTTTCTTTTGTAATTTTAACATAATTTGGTACTAAATTTTTAACTCCGGATGCAATTTTTGATAAAACATATATATTAAAAATTTTATCTTTTTGAGAATCAGTTATTTTTATTATTCCCGGCTCAATTATCAGCTAATTTATCAACTTTGCTGATACTAATAATAAACAGTAAAATTTTGAGTTAATTGTACTTTTTTGAAATCTTCCCTTACATACTTTTCATTAAATCCTTTAACTGGATCTCAATCATTTTGTGTTTGAGATTAGTTCATAATAGGTAAAAATACTTCTGCTTTAAATGCACAAAAATCTTGTTACAATTGATTTGAAAATAAAGCAGCAATTTTAGAATCACCATACAAATTTGTTAATCTTCAATTATTTTGAAAAAAAGTTTGT from Spiroplasma kunkelii CR2-3x includes:
- the cls gene encoding cardiolipin synthase; the encoded protein is MKNWLKIILSMIFLFGMAIMGLLVVFIIFNVKFLYIFLGIIIIDLIFSFFFFFSKRRYEVKFSWIIFINFVPFIGLCSYVFFGRKYHYSNKKSLLYNHLNKLEYDTYCKKNKTCLIKYTAPNQKFGNVIELLMRHANKPLYQNNKIKIITNGTRVFKALLTDLQQAQQYILLTYFIVADGELFESFLAVLKERIAAGVRVYMIYDHVGSYFKISKKSIKKLIKAGVRVHKYLPIITPFISGNANYRNHRKDVIIDGLIGYTGGINLTDLYVDKSWKFGIFHDTQVRIEGEAVRGLEVIFADDWFFATKRHEIITDLEPAILAPKQYNIKGKSHLQIVNHSPSIDHSITKDLYISLINKASKRVWLSTPYFIPPDDLIQALILAARAGVDVRLTIPGLTDKIFVLDITKSYCKPLFASGVKIYEMNNTFSHNKIAIFDDDIAVIGTCNLDYRSFFSDHQTTVVIYDPEVVVSFIPRWEWDYEHSILWQEWPIKYKPLSYRLLLTCLKLVAPIL